The proteins below come from a single Ostrinia nubilalis chromosome Z, ilOstNubi1.1, whole genome shotgun sequence genomic window:
- the LOC135086931 gene encoding solute carrier family 15 member 1-like, protein MKRLRYDRDKDGPPLEHWLDYASEKYGEKLVSDMKIVFSILYLYLPVPIFWSLFDQQGSRWTFQASRLRSEVFGVTLMPDQLQASS, encoded by the exons ATGAAACGACTTCGATATGATAGAGACAAAGACGGCCCGCCACTTGAACACTGGCTCGACTACGCCTCGGAAAAGTACGGAGAAAAGCTCGTATCGGACATGAAGATAGTATTTTCAATACTCTACCTTTATCTGCCTGTGCCTATATTTTGGTCTCTATTCGACCAACag GGTTCCCGATGGACTTTCCAAGCGTCGCGGCTCCGAAGCGAGGTGTTTGGAGTGACGCTAATGCCCGACCAGTTACAGGCAAGCTCATAA
- the LOC135087067 gene encoding solute carrier family 15 member 2-like, whose amino-acid sequence MFHSHPTSIFCIIATEFCERFSFCGLRTILSLYLRNVLCLHENAATVVYHIFIMLCYTMPLMGAILADNFIGRYKVILYFSIIYLFGTILTCCSAIPPLMLPPTTTSMIGLALIATGTGGIKPCVAAFGGDQFRLPEENQRLQRFFSTFYCTVNLGGFMGMIVTPALRRSVMCFGDDACYALGFGFPALLVLISIVNLGGFMGMIVKPALRRSVMCFGDDACYALGFGFPALLVLISIVNLGGFMVMIVTPALRRSVMCFGDDACYALGFGFPALLVLISIG is encoded by the exons ATGTTTCACAGTCATCCTACGTCGATATTTTGTATAATTGCTACAGAATTTTGTGAAAGATTTTCATTTTGTGGCCTCAGAA ctaTATTGTCCCTGTACCTAAGAAATGTGCTATGTTTGCACGAAAACGCGGCAACGGTGGTGTACCACATATTCATAATGCTGTGCTACACCATGCCTCTGATGGGGGCCATCCTGGCCGACAACTTTATTGGACGATATAA GGTCATATTATATTTCTCGATAATTTATCTGTTCGGTACCATATTGACTTGCTGCTCTGCTATACCGCCTCTTATGCTACCGCCTAC GACCACTTCGATGATTGGTTTGGCGTTGATTGCTACTGGGACTGGAGGCATCAAGCCTTGTGTTGCGGCATTTGGGGGCGACCAG TTTCGCCTCCCAGAGGAGAATCAGAGACTGCAGAGGTTCTTCTCCACTTTCTACTGCACAGTGAACCTGGGCGGGTTCATGGGCATGATCGTGACGCCTGCGCTGCGCAGGAGCGTCATGTGCTTCGGCGACGACGCGTGCTACGCGCTGGGCTTCGGCTTCCCGGCGCTGCTGGTGCTCATATCCATTG TGAACCTGGGCGGGTTCATGGGCATGATCGTGAAGCCTGCGCTACGCAGGAGCGTCATGTGCTTCGGCGACGACGCGTGCTACGCGCTGGGCTTCGGCTTCCCGGCGCTGCTGGTGCTCATATCCATTG TGAACCTGGGCGGGTTCATGGTCATGATCGTGACGCCTGCGCTGCGCAGGAGCGTCATGTGCTTCGGCGACGACGCGTGCTACGCGCTGGGCTTCGGCTTCCCGGCGCTGCTGGTGCTCATATCCATTGGTTAG